The proteins below come from a single Stomoxys calcitrans chromosome 1, idStoCalc2.1, whole genome shotgun sequence genomic window:
- the LOC106090204 gene encoding mitochondrial uncoupling protein Bmcp, whose product MKQEMGDKSIKPFVYGGVASIIAEFGTFPIDTTKTRLQIQGQKIDNTFSQLRYRGMTDAFIKISREEGLRALYSGIWPAVLRQATYGTIKFGTYYTLKSIANENGLLVDPDTGTERVWGNILCAAAAGAISSAIANPTDVLKVRMQVHGKGSQHQSLWACFHEIYKYEGVRGLWRGVGPTAQRAVVIASVELPVYDFCKLQLMGMFGDHVANHFVSSFIASLGSAIASTPIDVIRTRLMNQRHVTIVNGMVTTAATQKIYTGSIDCALQTVRNEGLLALYKGFIPTWVRMGPWNVIFFITYEQLKKY is encoded by the exons gcacattTCCAATAGACACCACAAAGACGCGCCTACAAATTCAGGGTCAAAAAATTGATAACACATTCTCCCAATTACGTTACCGTGGTATGACAGATGCCTTCATAAAAATTAGCCGTGAAGAAGGTCTGAGGGCATTATATTCGGG aatttggccTGCGGTCTTAAGACAAGCTACCTATGGCACCATTAAATTTGGAACGTATTATACTTTAAAAAGCATAGCGAATGAAAATGGTCTCCTTGTTGACCCAGACACGGGGACAGAACGTGTTTGGGGCAATATACTATGTGCCGCTGCAGCTGGAGCCATATCATCCGCCATAGCAAATCCCACGGATGTACTAAAAGTTCGAATGCAGGTACATGGAAAAGGTTCACAGCACCAGAGTTTATGGGCATGTTTTCATGAAATCTATAAATATGAAGGAGTGCGGGGTTTATGGCGTGGCGTGGGACCCACAGCACAAAGAGCAGTGGTTATAGCGTCAGTAGAATTACCGGTATATGATTTTTGTAAATTACAGCTAATGGGCATGTTTGGTGATCATGTGGCAAATCATTTTGT ctcGAGTTTTATAGCAAGTTTGGGTAGTGCCATTGCCTCTACACCCATTGATGTCATACGAACCCGCCTAATGAATCAAAGACATGTTACCATTGTCAATGGCATGGTAACAACAGCGGCCACACAAAAAATCTATACTGGCAGCATAGATTGCGCGTTGCAG ACGGTGCGTAATGAAGGTTTGCTGGCTCTGTACAAAGGTTTCATACCCACCTGGGTGAGAATGGGTCCCTGGAATGTCATATTCTTTATAACCTATGAACAACTAAAGAAATACTAA